In one Antennarius striatus isolate MH-2024 chromosome 1, ASM4005453v1, whole genome shotgun sequence genomic region, the following are encoded:
- the nae1 gene encoding NEDD8-activating enzyme E1 regulatory subunit: protein MAATKASKEQKYDRQLRLWGDHGQEALENAHVCLINATATGTEILKNLVLPGIGAFTVVDGHTVTGEDVGNNFFLCSDSIGKNRAQAATELLQELNSDVSGNFVEESPDKLLDNNPEFFHRFTIVIGVHLPESTCLRLGSILWCASVPFLVCKTYGLMGYMRLVVQEHTVIESHPDNALEDLRLDQPFSELKDHLQSYDLDSMDKKDHSHTPWIIIVAKFLEQWLSEHNCQPPQNYKEKEAFRQFIRKGILKNENGIPEDEENFEEAIKNVNTALNPTKIPAAVEDLFNSEQCKNITSQTHSFWVMLRAVKEFVHKEGRGNLPLRGTIPDMIADSQKFINIQNVYREKAMQDSAAVSKHVERLLLSVGKPPEGISERDVRLFCKNSSFLRVVRCRSLAEEYSVDTVNRDEITSCMDNPDSEMVFYLMLRAVDRFYQRHSRYPGVYNYQVEEDISKLKLCVNSLLQEYSLNVNIKDDYIHEFCRYGAAEPHTVAALLGGSAAQEAIKIISHQFVPFSNTFIYNAMSQTSATLQL from the exons ATGGCGGCCACCAAAGCCTCCAAGGAACAGAAATACGACAGGCAGCTCAG GCTGTGGGGCGATCACGGCCAGGAGGCGCTGGAGAACGCACATGTTTGTCTGATTAACGCCACAGCCACCGGGACAGAGATCCTGAAGAACTTGGTGCTTCCAG GTATCGGTGCCTTTACAGTAGTGGATGGACACACGGTTACTGGGGAGGATGTCGGAAACAA CTTTTTCCTTTGCAGTGACAGCATTGGAAAG aACAGAGCACAGGCTGCCACTGAGCTATTACAAGAACTGAACAGTGATGTATCTGGAAACTTTGTCGAAGAG AGTCCAGACAAGCTCCTGGACAACAATCCAGAGTTCTTCCACAGGTTTACCATAGTCATCGGTGTCCATTTGCCGGAAAG CACGTGTTTGAGGCTTGGCTCGATTCTGTGGTGCGCCTCTGTCCCATTTCTGGTCTGTAAAACCTACGGCCTGATGGGCTACATGAGACTAGTGGTGCAGGAACACACAG TGATAGAATCTCACCCAGACAATGCCTTGGAGGATTTGAGGTTAGACCAGCCTTTTTCTGAACTGAAGGACCATCTTCAGTCCTACGATCTCGACAGCATGGACAAAAAG GATCACAGTCACACACCGTGGATTATAATTGTTGCTAAATTCCTggagcagtggctcagtgag CACAACTGTCAGCCGCCGcaaaattacaaagaaaaagaggCCTTCAGACAATTTATTCGGAAAG GAATATTAAAGAATGAAAACGGCATCCCAGAAGACGAGGAAAACTTTGAGGAAGCTATAAAGAATGTGAACACGGCTTTAAACCCAACCAAG ATTCCTGCTGCTGTCGAAGACCTTTTCAATAGTGAGCAGTGTAAAAACATCACATCACAG ACCCACTCCTTTTGGGTGATGCTGCGAGCCGTGAAGGAGTTTGTTCACAAAGAAGGCAGGGGAAACCTACCGTTACGAGGAACCATCCCTGATATGATTGCCGACTCTCAAAAATTCATCAACATTCAAAACGT TTACAGAGAAAAGGCCATGCAGGACTCAGCAGCTGTTTCTAAGCATGTAGAACGTTTACTACTGTCAGTTGGAAAG CCACCAGAGGGCATCTCTGAGAGGGACGTGAGACTCTTCT GTAAGAATTCTTCCTTTCTGAGGGTGGTGCGCTGCAGGTCTTTGGCTGAAGAATATAGCGTGGATACAGTAAATAGAGATGAAATCA CCTCATGCATGGACAATCCGGACAGCGAGATGGTCTTCTACCTCATGCTTCGTGCTGTTGATCGCTTCTATCAGCGGCACTCCCGTTACCCAG GGGTCTATAACTACCAGGTGGAGGAGGACATCAGCAAACTGAAGCTCTGTGTGAACAGCCTCCTGCAGGAGTACAGCCTTAACGTCAACATCAAAGACGATTACATCCACGAGTT CTGTCGATACGGCGCAGCTGAGCCTCACACGGTTGCGGCACTTCTGGGAG GATCAGCTGCGCAGGAGGCCATCAAGATCATCAGCCACCAGTTTGTGCCCTTCAGCAACACTTTCATTTACAACGCCATGTCACAGACGTCCGCCACGTTACAGTTGTGA
- the ca7 gene encoding carbonic anhydrase 7 isoform X1: MTGDHWGYGRRDGPSKWHKGFPIAKGNRQSPIDIVPHQASHDTSLGPIVLNYDHCTSISIANNGHSVVIEFDDTDDRSVIRGGPLNDPYRLKQFHFHWGGKGCHGSEHTVAGKGYASELHLVHWNAVKYDTFGDAAKAPDGLAVLGIFLQTGNDHRWLHMITDALYMVKFKGSVTDFKHFNPKCLLPSSLHYWTYLGSLTTPPLHESVIWIVLKEPIVVSEKQLGKFRMLLFTGEEEDQRTRMENNFRPPQPLKGREVRSSN, encoded by the exons ATGACAGGGGATCACTGGGGATATGGAAGACGGGACG GTCCTTCTAAGTGGCACAAGGGCTTCCCCATCGCCAAGGGGAACCGCCAGTCTCCCATCGACATCGTCCCTCATCAGGCTTCACATGACACCAGCTTGGGTCCCATTGTCCTGAACTACGACCACTGTACCTCCATCAGCATCGCCAACAACGGACACTCTGTAGTTATTGAGTTTGATGACACCGACGACAGATCCG TGATCAGGGGGGGTCCTCTGAATGACCCCTACAGACTGAAGCAGTTTCATTTCCACTGGGGAGGGAAAGGCTGCCACGGCTCCGAACACACCGTGGCAGGAAAAGGCTATGCATCTGAG CTTCATCTTGTTCACTGGAATGCCGTGAAGTACGACACGTTTGGGGATGCAGCAAAAGCTCCAGACGGCCTCGCCGTCCTCGGCATCTTTTTACAA ACAGGTAACGACCATCGATGGCTCCACATGATAACTGACGCTCTCTACATGGTGAAGTTTAAG ggCAGTGTTAcagattttaaacatttcaacCCTAAGTGCCTCCTGCCCAGCAGCCTCCACTACTGGACCTACCTGGGGTCGCTGACCACACCCCCCCTGCACGAGAGCGTCATCTGGATCGTCCTGAAGGAGCCAATTGTAGTGTCAGAAAAACAG CTGGGCAAGTTTAGGATGCTCCTGTTCacgggagaggaagaggatcaGAGGACACGCATGGAAAACAACTTCAGACCTCCTCAGCCTCTCAAAGGCAGAGAAGTGCGTTCCTCCAATTAA
- the ca7 gene encoding carbonic anhydrase 7 isoform X2 produces MIFYSACSGPSKWHKGFPIAKGNRQSPIDIVPHQASHDTSLGPIVLNYDHCTSISIANNGHSVVIEFDDTDDRSVIRGGPLNDPYRLKQFHFHWGGKGCHGSEHTVAGKGYASELHLVHWNAVKYDTFGDAAKAPDGLAVLGIFLQTGNDHRWLHMITDALYMVKFKGSVTDFKHFNPKCLLPSSLHYWTYLGSLTTPPLHESVIWIVLKEPIVVSEKQLGKFRMLLFTGEEEDQRTRMENNFRPPQPLKGREVRSSN; encoded by the exons ATGATCTTCTATTCTGCCTGTTCAGGTCCTTCTAAGTGGCACAAGGGCTTCCCCATCGCCAAGGGGAACCGCCAGTCTCCCATCGACATCGTCCCTCATCAGGCTTCACATGACACCAGCTTGGGTCCCATTGTCCTGAACTACGACCACTGTACCTCCATCAGCATCGCCAACAACGGACACTCTGTAGTTATTGAGTTTGATGACACCGACGACAGATCCG TGATCAGGGGGGGTCCTCTGAATGACCCCTACAGACTGAAGCAGTTTCATTTCCACTGGGGAGGGAAAGGCTGCCACGGCTCCGAACACACCGTGGCAGGAAAAGGCTATGCATCTGAG CTTCATCTTGTTCACTGGAATGCCGTGAAGTACGACACGTTTGGGGATGCAGCAAAAGCTCCAGACGGCCTCGCCGTCCTCGGCATCTTTTTACAA ACAGGTAACGACCATCGATGGCTCCACATGATAACTGACGCTCTCTACATGGTGAAGTTTAAG ggCAGTGTTAcagattttaaacatttcaacCCTAAGTGCCTCCTGCCCAGCAGCCTCCACTACTGGACCTACCTGGGGTCGCTGACCACACCCCCCCTGCACGAGAGCGTCATCTGGATCGTCCTGAAGGAGCCAATTGTAGTGTCAGAAAAACAG CTGGGCAAGTTTAGGATGCTCCTGTTCacgggagaggaagaggatcaGAGGACACGCATGGAAAACAACTTCAGACCTCCTCAGCCTCTCAAAGGCAGAGAAGTGCGTTCCTCCAATTAA